The DNA sequence TAATGCTTATCTTGGCGCCGATCTATTTCCATGCGTCAAGAATAGCAGTTGGTATAATCATAACCAACAATGTGTTTGACCAGGTTATCGGCCTGCTGATCCTTACTAATTTCATCAGCAATAAAGAAAGCCTTAGAAAGTACCAATGGATTCTGGGGCTATTTTTTACTCATGTAGTTTTGTCGGAAAATCTGTTTTTTCTTACGATTACAGTCCTGTTAACCTCTTTTATCTTGAGAGATTCCGCTTCGCTCAAACTTTTGGCTTCTGCTAAAGGAAGAGAAACTCTATTTGAAAGCAATATCAAGCCATTGTTGTCGTGGCGAATTTGGGGATTGCCCTTGGCTGTTTTTATCCATATGGCGATCTTTACTGCTCTCACCTATCTAAACATGAATGGAATTAAATATTTAGCTGATGGTTATGAAACCGGATTCTATTACACCCCTATAATCGCCGCTTTAAGGCATAATTCAGCGCTGCAATTTGGATTTGATATCAACAAGCAGTATATCAATTTGACCATGTTGATGGGAGAGTGGTTCTTTATCTTTTTCCCTATAGTTCTAATAGCCTCGTTCTATCTATCGATGAAAAAGCGCATTGAAAGTATGCCCTGGTCTTTTGCGTTAATGGCGGGATCGGGTTACATCTGCTTGTGGTACTTTTTTTCTGACAACGTTAGCGGTTCTTATGCATTAGCAGCACATTACCAGATCATGTTATTGCTCCCGATGCTGATAATGTCTTTGCACTTAATAAGATATGTGGAGTCGGCGGCTGGAAACAGCTTGATATTCTCAACGGCAATTTATGCGATTATTATCAGCTCGACAATCTTGACCGATTCGGTTGTTGTCTATAATAAGGGCCGGTTGTTATTTTCGTATTTCGACAATAAAAACTTTAAGTTTTTAAATACGCAAGCCTTTGTCGGAGCCGTTACGGTTAATAACGGCAGCAAAGCCTCAGGGTTTATTTTGAGGCAACTATTCGAGTACGCCAGGTTGAATCCCTCGATAAGAAAAGTCAATATTGTATATAATAAGGTTGATGATTTAGGATCGATTAATATAGGCGCCAGAATCTATGCTAATCTTTATTTCTTAGAGAGTGGCTTCAAATGGAAATACGGGCTGATAAAAAGCGAACAGGCAACATTATCGAGCGGCCTGCAATATGTTCCAGAAATGAATAGCCTTGTTTATAAACATCAATCCATTCCTCTTGCGGATGAGGCCGACTACTCCGAGTTGATAGTCGATTTCAGCGATAGCCCACCCTTGGCAATGAATATAGCCGACAGTCGCGGTTATTATGTGTATAAAATTATCTCCTGCGATGGAAAATTGAAAAGCATAATCCATGCAGGTCCTCCTGACAAACTGGTTGGAATATCAGGAACAGCGATCCCTCCCGGGAGTTATTACATTAAAGATTTGGATAAATCTTACAACACAACTTATAACAAATTGGAAGACTATTACTTAAGAGTATTTGTGCAACATCAATAAAAAGAGCGATACGGCATGCCGCCTGTGACAGCGATTTATAAGTGCGGCGGTGAGTGGTCGAAAATGCGGCCCCGTGGAAGGATTATTCTGGAGCATATGCGTGGTCAATCCTTTCCCCACATGTTCCGTTGCTTGATTTGACCCCTTTGAATGTGAGCGGAGTATGAATACTGCTTATCTTGATTCCCACTATTATGGGCAAAACCATAACAAGATAAAATTTGCGGTTTGATATTTGTATCACCTAAAGGAGATAAAATGATTATCGCACGCGCTCCATTGCGTATAACATTAGGAGGAGGCGGGACCGACCTTCCTTCCTACTACAGTAGATTCGGAGGAGTTGTTATAGCGGCCGCTATAAATAAGTATGTCTATATTTGTCTTAACAGATCAAGTACAGACACTTCAATAAAAATTAAATATTCGGAATCTGAATCCGTATTGAATTTAGAATCAATAAAGCATCCCTTTTTTAAAGAGGCGCTCGATCTTTTCCAAATTAGAGACAATATAGAAATAGCCTCTTTGGCAGACATTCAATCCGGCACCGGGATGGGTTCTTCAGGTTCATTTCTTGTGGCCTTGGTGTCAGCACTTGCCGCATACAAGAAACAGAATCTTTCTGCTGCAGAGGTGGCGGAAATGGCTTTCGAAATAGAAGCAGTCCGCCTTGGTATGCCGGTTGGAAAGCAAGATCCATATATTGCCGCTCTCGGAGGCATCAGCTTGATAAATGTTTCAACCCAGGGTAAGGTGAAAGCCAGCAGGCTGAAGTTGGGTAACAAATTTTTCGAGGAACTGAGAAATAGCATGCTATTGTTTTATACCGGACTCAGGCGCAGAAGCCGAGACATTCTTCTCGACCAGAAAGAAAAAACAGAGAATGCCGATAATCGCATGTTGGATAATCTGCATCGTGTGAAAGAGCTTGGGGAGCAAATGAAACAAGCTTTATTCTCTGAAGACATCGAAACTGTCGGCAGATTGATGGACGAGCATTGGAAGAACAAAAGAGCCAGGACTGGAGCTATCACCAATCCGGAGATTGACAAGTGGTACGCAACAGCGATGGCCAAGGGAGCGCTTGGTGGCAAAATCCTTGGAGCGGGTGGCGGCGGTTTTCTGATGCTAATCTGTAACGATCTGCAAACAAGGAAGAGAGTTACAGATGCTATGCTCGAAGAAGGATTGCATGGAGTCGATTATGAAATCGAAACAGAGGGAGTCAAGCTCCTGACATTTTGAGAAGAGGATGGCTATGCAGAAAACATATATAGAGAATTATCTTTCTAAAGCGCAACAGTTGCTCGGTGATATTCAACCAGGCACTCTGGTTCGCATGGCCGAAATCGTTGCGCATGCCTGGCGCCAGAACAACACGGTGTTCATCATAGGCAACGGTGGATCGGCATCGACTGCGACACATCTGGCGTGTGATCTGAGCAAATGTACGATCTGTGGAGAAACCAGGCGGCTCAAAGCGATGAGCCTTGTGGATAATATCCCGTTGACCAGCGCCTGGACCAATGATAATGGCTTCGCCTCAGTATTCGAAGAACAATTGAAGAACTGGATGGATGATGGAGATGTTCTTATTGCTTTTTCGGTACACGGTGGAAGTGGACAGGGTGAAGCTGGCGAATGGTCACAAAATATTCCCAGGGCGGTGAATTATACGAAATCTCGCAAAGGTAGAGTGTTGGGATTCAGTGGATTCGGTGGAGGATATCTTGCCATCGCCGCGGATGAATGTGTTGTTATCAATATTGATTCTGAACCTCTCGGAACACCTCTTGTTGAATCGCTTCATTCACTGCTGGCACATCTTCTTACCCAGTGCGTGCGGCAAGAGATAGCCCGCAACATGGAAGCTCCGGCATGAAACGGGAAAATAAGCACTCAGCGATCTTTCTGGATAGAGACGGAGTAATAAACGACATAGTGTATCACCAAGATATTGGAGTGCTCGACACGCCATTTTCGTTGGAGCAGTTCAAGCTCCTTCCGGGCGTAGCGAGGGCAATCAAAGATATCAACGACTCCAGTTATCTCGCCATTCTGGTTTCCAACCAGCCCGGGGTGGCGAAAGAGCATTTCTCGCTGGATATCCACAACGCGATAGACCAAAAAATGACCGTTCTTCTGTCTGAAATGGGTGCATATCTTGATGATCGTTACTATTGCTTGGATCATCCAGAAGCAATACTGAAGGAATACCGGAATGACAGCGAATGGCGTAAACCAAGGCCAGGCATGATAATTGCTGCATGTCAAAAATATGGTCTTTCGGCGGAGTCTTGTTGGATGATCGGTGACAGTGTGGTCGATATAATTGCGGCACAGGCCGCAGGGACCAGAAGTGTAATGATAGGGAAACGGCAATGTTATAACTGTAGATTGCTTTTCGAGAAAAGCGCGACTCCAGATATGTTCGCCGATAATCTGAACGAAGCGGTGAGCAGGATTGTCGGAAAGATGAATGAGGGTGAAGAATGAAAATATTTCTTGATACCGCAAAAATTGAAGAAATAAACAAATGGATCAAGTCTGGTGTTATTGACGGTGTGACGACCAACCCATCGATTATGCTTAAAGACGGGATATCCAACATACGGGCGAGCATAAGCACAATCGCAGCTGCTCTGGGGGATAAACCAGTATCGATTGAGGTGACCACCGATGATCCCGTGGAAGTACTGTCTCAGGCACGTAATTTTGCCTCCTGGGCGGAAAATATTGTCGTCAAGATACCTGTTATCGATGCAAGGGGTAATCATTGTCTCGATACTATTCATCGGCTGGAAAAAGATAACATCAGAGTGAACGTTACAGCCGTGATGTCTTTCAATCAGGCTTTAATGGCGGCTAAAGCCGGGGCGACTTATGTCAGTATCTTTTTTGGAAGAGTCTGCGATGAAGGTCATGATGCGCAGATTCTGGTCCAAGAGTTCAAGAGATGGATACTCGACTGGAATTATAGATGTCAGATCATTGTAGGAAGCATACGGTCAGTGATGGACATTCAGAAAGCCGCAACCGCCGGAGCTCATATCATTACCATTCCTCCGAATTTCTTGACCAAAATGTGCGATCATATGTATACGAGAGAGACTGTTCGAATGTTCCTCGATGATTCCCAGAAAAGCACAAAACCCAGATGAGTCCGATCAAGATGAGTGCTGTCAGATTCGGAATAGCTGGCTGTGGAAGACATGCGCAGCAGAAGTACCTGTTTTGTGATCGCTACTTGAAGAATGTGCAGCTTGGCAGCGTGTTCGATATCAATCCGCTTGTGCGTGAAAACCTTAAAATCCAACGCCCGGACATTCGCGTTTGCGAAAGCTTGGATGAGATACTCGATGACAAGTCCATTTCCTTCGTTGTCATAGCCGCACAAACTGCCAGCCATTTTGCCCTGGCAAAATCCTGTATTGAAAGCGGAAAAAATGTTCTTATTGAAAAACCGCTGACTGCTACTCTTGCTGAAGCCCAAGAGCTTAACAGCATATTAGAGAAGCACCCTGTTAAAATTATGCTCGGACATCACCGCCGCTTCGGTGAAGCTGAGAGAATGATTGCAAAGTGCATCCAGAATAACGGCCTTGGAAAAGTGATTGCGATCCAGGTGACCCATAATTTCAACGATCGCAGCCGCTCGCCTATGACTGGATATCTGGCGAATTCGGGATCGCATGACGGAGGAGTCGTTTACGAATATCTTTCACATGAGATCGATCTTTTGAGATTTTATTATCCGGGAGTCAGCATTCAGTCTATCCAAGGATTCAGGCAAAACATTCATCATTTCGAAGATACCGTTTCGCTTCAATTTTTGCTGGATAATGGCGTGGTGGCTTCCTACCTGCTGAGTTCAGCCACCACGGATCAGGAAGAATACAAGGTCTTCGGCACAACTGGACAAATATCATTCAACCGGTATCGAGATCCTTCTCCTCGATTCTATAGCCTTGACGACTTGTCTAATCGACCTCTTCGATTCATCCGTGAATATATGGATGCTCTTAAATCGCTGTTGCTTCTCAAGTATGGATTCAGAAAGTATCTTATTAAACCATATATCGATGAGATATGCTATTTCGTGCGTTGCATCCAAGAGGATAAAATTCCGGACTGTTCGATCCGAGAGGGCATTTACGTTATGGCAGTGCTCGAAAGAGTGGTGGAAGCACTTAAATAGAGGCATATTATGTTGCAAATGGTTGTGCTTGCAGGCGGTTTGGGTACAAGGCTGGGCAGTCTGGGCGAAACAACGCCAAAGTCTCTGATTCGGATACAGGGAATCCCATTCATCGAGTTGCAACTCGATTTATTCGAAGCCCAAGGAATAGAGAGAGTCCTTTACCTTGTCGGGCACTTGGGAGAAAGCATAATACGGCATTTTAGCGGTGATAATTACAAAGGCATGAGCATTTCTTTCAGCCGTGAACCGGAAAATATGCTTCTTGGCACAGGAGGCGCTCTCAAATGGGCTGAGGGTTTGCTGGAGGAAGATTATTTCCTGACTTACGGTGATTCTTTCCTGCCGATTGATTATTCATCTGTTGAAAATCATTATTTTTCGAATGGCAGTTTTCCTGTTATGACAGTATTCAGAAATAGCAATAATTTCGATAAAAGCAATTTAACCATCGAGAACGGCCGAGTGGTCGAATATAGTAAACTTGGCGAAAAGGAATACAACTATATCGACTATGGCCTGTCCGTCTTGAATAAAAACAATTTAGCCGATTTCGAGCGTGGAATGAAGTTTGACTTGGAAGTTTTAATAACTAAGCTAATTTCTTCCGGCAGCCTTCTGGCATATGAAGTTTTTGAACGGTTCTATGAGATCGGAACCAAACAAGGGATTTGCAGTCTCGAGGATTATTTTGATGCTAAATAACATTGACCTCAGCATAATAATACCTTGTTTCAACGAACGGCACCGTATCCTCGAAACCTTGGAAGCTTCATTCACATATCTCGACTCTCAGCCGATCAGTTATGAAATACTGATCATGGATGACGCAAGCACGGACGGTTTTGCAGAACTGGTCCGCGAGAAATATCAACGGGATAATCTGTACATCCACCAGTTTAAGAAAAACATGGGAAAGGGTTATTCCATCGGAGTTGGAGTAGAAAAAGCCCTTGGCAAATACATCATGTTCATGGACGCAGACTTGGCGGTGCCGATTGAAGAAGTTTCCACTTTGCTGAAAAATCTGAAAGGTGGGTACGACGTAGTAGCCGGTATCCGCCTTTTCGATAACGAGAATACTTCAAGGTTCCGTCGAATCATTGGCTTCTCGCTTCTGCTGTATGCGAACATTATTCTTTCTCTACCCCCGGTGCCTGATACACAATGTGGATTTAAGGGATTCCGATGTCAGGCGGCGCGAGATATCTTCAAACTTGCCCGGACAAAAAGGGGTATGTTCGATATTGAAATTTTGTTTCTGTCCAAGAAACTGGGGTTGAGGATTAAAAGCCAACCCGTTCATTGGATCGAAAAAAAAGGCTCCACCATAAATCTGCTCAGATGCATTCTTTTCGATCCTTTCGATATTCTAAAGATTTCTTTGAGAGATCTATTCTCCGGCTATGGGTATAACACAAGCCGTTAACTCGGGAGAATGCTCAATGGCCCCGACTGATTGGAGTAAGATCCATCAGGAAGATAAAAGCTGGAGGCAGCAGATACAAGGCGACGCTATCTCAGATTATGTCGTCGAGCGGTATATCCAACTTTTCGAGGAAGCTTTCAACGGGTCGCCCCGGCTTAGTTTTCTTGAAGTCGGATCGGGTACCGGTGATATTTCCAGGCGGATTGTAAACAGTAAATACCCATTTGTCTCGAGGTATGTTGTAAGTGAATCTTTTCAGAAAGGAGTGGACTGGCTGGCGGAAAAAGGGCTTGAGGCAAAACTGATCGATGCTCAATCCATTGATTTGCCAGATGAGAGTTTCGATGTGGTGATTTCTTTCGATGTCATGCACCATGTTGATAAGCCTGCCGCTATGGCAAGAGAGATGGCGAGGGTTTCGAAGGGAAGAGTTCTTCTTACCGAAGCCAACGGTTTGAGCCTCGGCAGAAAGCTTATGGAACTGACAGCCGGTCATCGCGCCGCGGGCGAGAGATCATATCTGCCAATGAATTATATCCGCTTTTTTTCCTCCATCGACAGCATCAGGATTACCAAGCTGGTTAAATATCCCTTTCTTTTTGTCTTCAAAACACCAGATTGCTTTTCGGGCAGCGTTATACTTCTAAGCCGGATTTTGGAAAAGATCCCGTTTTTTAAGTGGCAATGTGCAACAGTCTGCCTGGATCTGACTTTTGAAAGGAAAGGTAATAAATGAAAGAGGGAGAGGCTTGGCATTCCATTTACAGAAATGCTGCACTTAAAACAAGAAGACAGAGAAAACACTGGAAGAAATACGATAAATATCAACTTCCCAAAGAATTGTCGAATGCTTTGATTTTAGATCTTTGCTGCGGTTCGGGCGAATTTGCCGTAAAGGCCGCCACTGAAAACCCTTCTTCCACTGTTGTTGGCATCGACTTACGACCTGAGTTCAAAGTTCTCGCTCATGTGCGGAACCTTTTCTTCATCAAATCCAACGCAATTGAACTGCCAGTTAAATCAGGCACTGTCAGTCAGTTATTTATTATGCACTCACTACACCATTTAGGACAGATTGCGGAATTGAAAATACTGTTGCAGGAATTGCGAAGAATCATGGTAATCGGTGGAGTATTACATCTCATTGACCATTATCCGAGTTGGCAGCTTAAGCTGGCGTTCACTTCGCTGAAGAGTCCAATCGCACGATTACTTCCATGGACTCGCTGTTTTGGTATGCAACTTAAGGAAGAAAATCAAATCGTAAATTACTGGCTGAACAATTATTCTTCCTTTTTCCCCTTGTTGAATAACGCGTCTTTTGAGCGATTGATATTTCGGAAGGAATTGTTTTTTTTCTATGCTTGTTATAAGGTGAGACAAATACAATGAAAACATCATTGGAAAATGAATATACCGCCTTGATGAAACGAGTGACTGAAGTCGAAAGCACCTATTGGTGGTGTGTCGGCCGTACGGCCATATTGCACAATGTATTCGATCAGTTTATGCCGAAGAATTCCAAAATATTAAATCTTGGTAGTGGGCCAGGAGGAATTGGAAATTTGGCCTCCGACTATGGATGGGTTGCAGACCTTGATATCGATCTGAAAAACCTTCTAAAGGATAGCTCTGTTAAGAATAGAACGAAAATCTGTGCGGACGGGTTTTCTTTACCGATAAAAGCAAACAGCATCGATGTTCTTATATGCTTGGATGTTCTGGAGCATATTGAGGAAGACACCCTTTTTCTAAAAGAAATTAAAAGAGTCTTAAATAACATGGAAGGGAGATTGTTCCTGACAGTCCCGGCTTATTCATGGATGTGGTCGTCCCATGATGATATCTTAGGCCATAGAAAAAGGTATACGAAAAAAACACTACTGAGAATTATGACGAATATGGGCTTTCAGATACAATACATTACATACTATAACACTGTCTTGTTTCCACTATCTATATTGAATACAA is a window from the bacterium genome containing:
- a CDS encoding galactokinase encodes the protein MIIARAPLRITLGGGGTDLPSYYSRFGGVVIAAAINKYVYICLNRSSTDTSIKIKYSESESVLNLESIKHPFFKEALDLFQIRDNIEIASLADIQSGTGMGSSGSFLVALVSALAAYKKQNLSAAEVAEMAFEIEAVRLGMPVGKQDPYIAALGGISLINVSTQGKVKASRLKLGNKFFEELRNSMLLFYTGLRRRSRDILLDQKEKTENADNRMLDNLHRVKELGEQMKQALFSEDIETVGRLMDEHWKNKRARTGAITNPEIDKWYATAMAKGALGGKILGAGGGGFLMLICNDLQTRKRVTDAMLEEGLHGVDYEIETEGVKLLTF
- a CDS encoding SIS domain-containing protein, which produces MQKTYIENYLSKAQQLLGDIQPGTLVRMAEIVAHAWRQNNTVFIIGNGGSASTATHLACDLSKCTICGETRRLKAMSLVDNIPLTSAWTNDNGFASVFEEQLKNWMDDGDVLIAFSVHGGSGQGEAGEWSQNIPRAVNYTKSRKGRVLGFSGFGGGYLAIAADECVVINIDSEPLGTPLVESLHSLLAHLLTQCVRQEIARNMEAPA
- a CDS encoding HAD-IIIA family hydrolase, with product MKRENKHSAIFLDRDGVINDIVYHQDIGVLDTPFSLEQFKLLPGVARAIKDINDSSYLAILVSNQPGVAKEHFSLDIHNAIDQKMTVLLSEMGAYLDDRYYCLDHPEAILKEYRNDSEWRKPRPGMIIAACQKYGLSAESCWMIGDSVVDIIAAQAAGTRSVMIGKRQCYNCRLLFEKSATPDMFADNLNEAVSRIVGKMNEGEE
- a CDS encoding transaldolase translates to MKIFLDTAKIEEINKWIKSGVIDGVTTNPSIMLKDGISNIRASISTIAAALGDKPVSIEVTTDDPVEVLSQARNFASWAENIVVKIPVIDARGNHCLDTIHRLEKDNIRVNVTAVMSFNQALMAAKAGATYVSIFFGRVCDEGHDAQILVQEFKRWILDWNYRCQIIVGSIRSVMDIQKAATAGAHIITIPPNFLTKMCDHMYTRETVRMFLDDSQKSTKPR
- a CDS encoding Gfo/Idh/MocA family oxidoreductase, coding for MSPIKMSAVRFGIAGCGRHAQQKYLFCDRYLKNVQLGSVFDINPLVRENLKIQRPDIRVCESLDEILDDKSISFVVIAAQTASHFALAKSCIESGKNVLIEKPLTATLAEAQELNSILEKHPVKIMLGHHRRFGEAERMIAKCIQNNGLGKVIAIQVTHNFNDRSRSPMTGYLANSGSHDGGVVYEYLSHEIDLLRFYYPGVSIQSIQGFRQNIHHFEDTVSLQFLLDNGVVASYLLSSATTDQEEYKVFGTTGQISFNRYRDPSPRFYSLDDLSNRPLRFIREYMDALKSLLLLKYGFRKYLIKPYIDEICYFVRCIQEDKIPDCSIREGIYVMAVLERVVEALK
- a CDS encoding NTP transferase domain-containing protein, which codes for MLQMVVLAGGLGTRLGSLGETTPKSLIRIQGIPFIELQLDLFEAQGIERVLYLVGHLGESIIRHFSGDNYKGMSISFSREPENMLLGTGGALKWAEGLLEEDYFLTYGDSFLPIDYSSVENHYFSNGSFPVMTVFRNSNNFDKSNLTIENGRVVEYSKLGEKEYNYIDYGLSVLNKNNLADFERGMKFDLEVLITKLISSGSLLAYEVFERFYEIGTKQGICSLEDYFDAK
- a CDS encoding glycosyltransferase, translating into MLNNIDLSIIIPCFNERHRILETLEASFTYLDSQPISYEILIMDDASTDGFAELVREKYQRDNLYIHQFKKNMGKGYSIGVGVEKALGKYIMFMDADLAVPIEEVSTLLKNLKGGYDVVAGIRLFDNENTSRFRRIIGFSLLLYANIILSLPPVPDTQCGFKGFRCQAARDIFKLARTKRGMFDIEILFLSKKLGLRIKSQPVHWIEKKGSTINLLRCILFDPFDILKISLRDLFSGYGYNTSR
- a CDS encoding class I SAM-dependent methyltransferase; the protein is MAPTDWSKIHQEDKSWRQQIQGDAISDYVVERYIQLFEEAFNGSPRLSFLEVGSGTGDISRRIVNSKYPFVSRYVVSESFQKGVDWLAEKGLEAKLIDAQSIDLPDESFDVVISFDVMHHVDKPAAMAREMARVSKGRVLLTEANGLSLGRKLMELTAGHRAAGERSYLPMNYIRFFSSIDSIRITKLVKYPFLFVFKTPDCFSGSVILLSRILEKIPFFKWQCATVCLDLTFERKGNK
- a CDS encoding class I SAM-dependent methyltransferase, which translates into the protein MKEGEAWHSIYRNAALKTRRQRKHWKKYDKYQLPKELSNALILDLCCGSGEFAVKAATENPSSTVVGIDLRPEFKVLAHVRNLFFIKSNAIELPVKSGTVSQLFIMHSLHHLGQIAELKILLQELRRIMVIGGVLHLIDHYPSWQLKLAFTSLKSPIARLLPWTRCFGMQLKEENQIVNYWLNNYSSFFPLLNNASFERLIFRKELFFFYACYKVRQIQ
- a CDS encoding class I SAM-dependent methyltransferase, which translates into the protein MKTSLENEYTALMKRVTEVESTYWWCVGRTAILHNVFDQFMPKNSKILNLGSGPGGIGNLASDYGWVADLDIDLKNLLKDSSVKNRTKICADGFSLPIKANSIDVLICLDVLEHIEEDTLFLKEIKRVLNNMEGRLFLTVPAYSWMWSSHDDILGHRKRYTKKTLLRIMTNMGFQIQYITYYNTVLFPLSILNTIKDRMISKFGQRSEQFPGAGGIVNDILTAIFSSERWFIPKRSFLFGNSLLVYAKINCSR